A single Paenibacillus sp. FSL R5-0517 DNA region contains:
- a CDS encoding spore germination protein, with the protein MWSTILSYVPEGPIWIQAFLVFIIPIGITMTTRWINAAIKRGSFSRSKKPSISSKDISPAAKGQGQGTETGHYANIKLTEKYSTNLISVKESFGQNADVHIREFTIRGTNTRAAVIYTEGLVDQDLVDDHLISPLMLEGVPLLKQEGFLHPDNAHLLSAYLKDQLLPVSLVEETSSLQELSIGVLFGKNALLVDGLPGALLIGGHKIKSRGVNEPLSEGLIRGPRIGFTEQLSDNTGILRRYGSDQSLFIQKFEVGSRIKKELAIAYIQDIADPNLVTEVCKRIEEMDMDSMLESGYVEQLIEDSTLSPFQQVLNTERPDRVMGALLEGRVAILLDGTPFVLVVPVTFSMLLQSPEDYYERWIPGTFLRMLRFVAAMLALLAPALYISFISFHPGLIPTKLVLTIIETRTGVPFPSIIEVLIMEISIEILREAGIRLPKPIAPAMGIVGGLIIGQAAVQAGIISQFLVIVVAVTAISSFTIPVYSAGLTLRILRFAAMFSAAVLGLYGVVMFFLLVCTHLARLSSFGVPYVAPAVPYHINEWKDFVIRAPLNMMRMRPKMTNPLDEDRKK; encoded by the coding sequence ATGTGGTCAACAATTCTATCCTACGTGCCAGAAGGGCCCATATGGATTCAGGCATTCCTGGTTTTCATTATTCCAATTGGCATTACCATGACTACGCGCTGGATCAATGCCGCCATTAAGCGCGGAAGCTTCTCTCGTTCTAAGAAACCCTCGATATCCTCGAAGGATATCTCTCCAGCAGCCAAAGGCCAGGGTCAAGGAACCGAGACAGGCCATTATGCCAATATTAAGTTAACGGAGAAGTATAGTACCAATCTGATTAGCGTGAAAGAAAGCTTCGGACAAAATGCAGATGTTCATATTCGGGAATTTACGATTAGGGGAACGAATACACGGGCTGCAGTCATCTATACCGAAGGTCTGGTAGATCAGGACTTGGTAGATGATCACTTGATTTCCCCGTTAATGTTAGAGGGCGTTCCCCTACTTAAGCAGGAGGGGTTTCTTCATCCAGACAATGCACATCTGTTGTCGGCATACCTGAAGGATCAATTACTTCCTGTCAGCCTGGTTGAGGAGACTTCGTCTCTCCAAGAGCTCTCAATTGGCGTGCTTTTCGGAAAAAATGCACTGTTGGTTGATGGGTTGCCAGGTGCTTTATTAATTGGAGGCCACAAGATCAAAAGTCGAGGTGTGAATGAGCCTCTGTCAGAGGGATTGATTCGTGGGCCCCGGATTGGTTTTACAGAGCAATTAAGCGATAACACAGGCATTTTACGTCGTTACGGAAGTGATCAGAGTCTCTTTATTCAAAAGTTTGAAGTGGGTTCACGGATCAAAAAAGAATTGGCGATAGCCTATATTCAGGATATTGCCGATCCCAATCTCGTTACTGAAGTCTGTAAGCGAATCGAAGAGATGGATATGGATTCGATGCTGGAATCAGGCTATGTGGAGCAACTCATCGAAGACAGTACCCTAAGTCCTTTTCAACAGGTACTAAATACGGAGAGGCCTGACCGGGTAATGGGTGCTTTGCTGGAAGGTCGGGTAGCTATTTTGTTGGATGGAACGCCATTTGTACTTGTTGTACCCGTGACCTTTAGCATGCTGCTTCAATCTCCCGAAGATTATTATGAACGTTGGATTCCAGGAACCTTTTTACGTATGCTGCGTTTTGTAGCTGCGATGCTGGCATTGCTCGCTCCTGCACTCTATATTTCGTTTATTTCGTTCCACCCTGGTCTTATCCCGACCAAGCTGGTTCTGACGATTATTGAAACGCGGACAGGGGTACCGTTTCCTTCGATCATTGAAGTACTGATCATGGAAATTTCCATTGAAATTCTGAGAGAGGCAGGGATACGGCTGCCTAAACCGATTGCGCCAGCGATGGGTATCGTGGGAGGTCTGATTATTGGACAAGCAGCAGTACAAGCAGGAATCATAAGCCAATTCCTGGTTATTGTCGTTGCGGTTACGGCGATCTCTTCCTTTACCATTCCAGTCTATAGTGCAGGGCTAACTCTGCGAATTCTGAGATTTGCCGCAATGTTTAGTGCCGCAGTTCTTGGTTTGTATGGCGTGGTTATGTTCTTCCTGCTTGTGTGCACGCATCTGGCACGGCTCTCAAGCTTTGGCGTACCTTACGTAGCTCCGGCCGTCCCTTATCACATCAATGAATGGAAGGATTTCGTTATTCGTGCTCCGTTGAACATGATGAGAATGCGTCCCAAAATGACAAATCCGCTCGATGAGGATCGTAAAAAGTAA
- a CDS encoding Ger(x)C family spore germination protein — translation MMPFRMLLRLASAFCILLTLSGCWSSREIEDLSLYVGLGIDVGKETEFEKDIAAQGGSYPKKNYVTATVQIAPGFSNSQSSQQSGSPSSGKTSYANEQLSGDSMLQIFRQFALRRDRPLIGHHLKVIVVSKDIAKKYGLDQLLDFVLRDNDIRPNCLVLISHHSALDVLTSQDPSRIPAFYLTGITNNSYLSNKILDPVLLSKLDAQMQSGSSFLLQNVLNSHGEDKFSGGSIFDGKTTKFIGELSQTDLEGLSWLNSKKKGGVLKTHNKQGFTVVYEIKKKKVKIIPKVVGNDISFHVKTESEGWLMEDWRAPEEEEKGEYLRELEKDFAELAEQQIRQVLYKLQHTYKVDVADFRDSLRIKHPKTWKKVKGDWDKIFSTVPITYEVKTTITNPGSSTE, via the coding sequence ATGATGCCATTCCGTATGCTCTTACGTTTAGCTTCTGCCTTTTGTATTCTATTGACGCTGTCCGGATGCTGGAGCAGTCGGGAAATAGAGGATCTAAGTCTCTATGTTGGTCTTGGAATCGATGTCGGCAAAGAGACGGAATTCGAGAAAGACATCGCTGCTCAAGGAGGCTCATATCCTAAGAAGAACTATGTAACTGCCACGGTGCAGATCGCTCCGGGCTTCTCCAACAGTCAATCGAGCCAGCAATCCGGTTCTCCTTCTTCCGGCAAAACATCCTATGCCAATGAACAGCTCAGTGGAGATTCCATGTTGCAAATCTTCCGTCAGTTTGCGTTAAGGCGGGATCGACCACTTATTGGACATCATCTGAAAGTTATCGTCGTTTCCAAGGATATTGCCAAAAAATATGGTTTGGACCAATTGCTTGATTTTGTACTACGGGATAATGATATTCGACCGAACTGCCTGGTGCTAATCAGTCATCATTCTGCATTAGATGTGTTGACTTCACAGGACCCGTCTCGGATTCCGGCATTTTATCTCACAGGAATTACGAACAATTCGTACTTGTCCAACAAAATATTGGATCCTGTATTATTGTCTAAGTTAGATGCACAGATGCAGTCCGGTTCCAGCTTTCTGCTGCAAAATGTGTTGAATTCCCATGGAGAGGACAAGTTCTCTGGAGGTAGCATTTTTGATGGAAAAACAACGAAATTCATTGGAGAACTTAGTCAAACAGATCTTGAGGGTTTGTCATGGCTCAATTCCAAAAAAAAAGGAGGTGTCTTAAAAACACATAACAAGCAAGGATTCACCGTGGTATATGAAATCAAGAAGAAAAAGGTGAAAATTATTCCCAAGGTGGTCGGCAATGATATTTCATTCCATGTGAAGACTGAATCCGAAGGCTGGCTGATGGAGGATTGGCGCGCTCCCGAGGAAGAGGAAAAAGGTGAATATCTAAGAGAATTGGAAAAGGATTTTGCTGAGCTGGCCGAACAACAGATTCGTCAGGTGTTGTACAAACTTCAGCATACTTATAAAGTCGATGTAGCGGATTTTCGGGACAGCTTGCGTATTAAACATCCAAAGACATGGAAGAAAGTCAAAGGTGATTGGGATAAAATTTTCAGTACCGTGCCGATCACGTATGAGGTAAAGACCACTATTACCAATCCAGGGTCTTCCACAGAATAG
- a CDS encoding GerAB/ArcD/ProY family transporter — MNGSPQKITTTQAVIIIVNYMLGAGILTLPRTTSKAVGTPDVWISIILSGLIIAGVGIILVTLCRRFPGKTVFQFTREITGSWIAYILGFAMIMYFMVIAAFEIRVMAEVTGMYLLERTPTWAIVMVFMWIGIYMISGGLGVIIRVFEIILPITIIIFVIEILLSNQLFEIGNLRPVLGEGLMPVFKGLKPSLLSYTGYEVMLIMTAYMKNPKKSNKAMSWGILISTIIYLITVVMVVGSLSLDGIKTRTWPTLDLVRSFEIQGLIFERFESLLLVIWIMQIFSTTAITHYCASVGIRDLFRSKKMKGIMYGLLPFIYVTAMMPKTVDDTFALGDMLGNASVFLFGILPMVLLLISLIRKKGGKHA, encoded by the coding sequence GTGAATGGCTCCCCACAAAAGATAACCACGACACAGGCCGTTATAATTATTGTGAATTACATGCTTGGTGCCGGGATCCTGACGTTACCTCGAACGACCAGTAAGGCTGTCGGAACACCGGATGTCTGGATATCCATTATTCTGTCGGGACTGATTATTGCAGGTGTCGGCATTATTCTGGTTACCTTGTGTCGCAGATTTCCGGGGAAAACGGTATTCCAGTTCACCCGTGAAATTACGGGGAGCTGGATTGCTTACATATTGGGATTTGCCATGATTATGTATTTTATGGTGATTGCCGCATTCGAAATTAGAGTCATGGCTGAAGTAACAGGGATGTATTTGCTTGAACGTACGCCCACATGGGCGATTGTTATGGTCTTCATGTGGATCGGTATATATATGATCTCAGGCGGACTTGGTGTCATAATACGGGTGTTCGAGATTATTCTACCGATTACAATCATTATATTTGTCATTGAAATTCTGCTGAGTAATCAGCTATTTGAGATTGGAAATCTTAGACCAGTGCTCGGCGAAGGTCTTATGCCTGTTTTCAAAGGACTTAAGCCTTCTCTATTATCATATACGGGGTATGAGGTGATGCTAATCATGACTGCTTATATGAAAAATCCGAAGAAAAGCAATAAGGCGATGAGCTGGGGCATACTTATATCCACCATTATATATTTGATTACGGTTGTCATGGTTGTAGGTAGCCTGTCCCTGGATGGAATCAAAACTCGAACCTGGCCAACGCTGGATTTGGTGAGAAGCTTCGAGATACAGGGATTAATATTCGAACGATTTGAATCCTTATTGCTGGTCATTTGGATTATGCAGATTTTTTCGACTACCGCGATCACACATTACTGTGCTTCGGTGGGTATTCGTGATTTGTTCCGTTCAAAAAAAATGAAGGGGATTATGTATGGTCTGCTTCCATTCATTTATGTGACAGCCATGATGCCCAAAACGGTGGATGATACTTTTGCACTTGGAGATATGCTGGGTAATGCATCTGTGTTTTTATTTGGCATTCTTCCTATGGTGTTACTGTTGATAAGTCTGATTCGCAAAAAAGGAGGCAAACATGCATGA